A section of the Malus sylvestris chromosome 17, drMalSylv7.2, whole genome shotgun sequence genome encodes:
- the LOC126612105 gene encoding phenolic glucoside malonyltransferase 1-like, producing the protein MALKFIQVCGVAPQPGSPATSAIPAQGEKLMYDGDATRSEAISQVNHIMPEGSSLPLTFIDLVWLRYPPFHRLFFYDILPCSSPADTLLFFHSIIIPKLKTSLSIALQHFLPLAGNITWPESSPKPTLNYVKGDTVSLTVAESEADFHHLSSNDFNIDAKEYHPLVPQLAKSDEKAAVMAFQITVLPNSGGFSIGISMHHAVVDGKTLFMFLKSWTHICKHVHKSDDIVLPDQLKPFYDRRVLKDPICLQLEEIYLNQLLNMDRRQNNRSLMVAARYESLVISNSTRGNFEFTSAKIQALRKWVRTRKQQEGDDGSVHLSTFSLTCAYTWVCLLKAEKEEQEEVNGDEIIPMAFSVDCRSRLTPPLPANYFGNCVTGCRALAERKGLLGEDGLVVAVNAISEAITGLDGGTLTNGAENLASKFYPSDEQTGSGAGHRRVFTTAGSHRFDMYDTDFGWGRPRSTEVVRIHTIGIITFADGKNGGGAVDIGLVLKKHHMEAFASLFAKGLETL; encoded by the coding sequence ATGGCATTGAAATTCATTCAAGTTTGCGGGGTAGCTCCACAACCAGGCTCACCGGCCACCTCGGCCATCCCTGCTCAAGGAGAGAAACTTATGTACGATGGAGATGCCACTCGATCAGAAGCAATATCTCAAGTCAATCACATTATGCCGGAGGGCTCGTCTCTTCCTCTAACCTTCATTGACCTCGTATGGCTAAGGTATCCACCCTTCCATCGCCTTTTCTTCTATGACATATTGCCTTGCTCTTCCCCGGCAGATACCCTACTCTTCTTTCATTCAATAATTATTCCAAAACTCAAAACCTCTCTCTCTATCGCCCTCCAACATTTTCTACCTCTAGCCGGAAACATCACTTGGCCCGAAAGCTCCCCCAAACCCACCCTAAATTATGTCAAAGGCGACACCGTTTCCCTCACAGTAGCTGAATCTGAAGCCGATTTCCACCATCTCTCAAGCAATGACTTTAACATTGATGCCAAAGAATACCACCCTCTTGTACCCCAACTGGCGAAATCTGACGAAAAAGCCGCCGTGATGGCGTTTCAAATCACCGTCCTTCCCAACAGCGGCGGCTTTTCCATTGGAATATCCATGCACCATGCAGTTGTTGACGGCAAGACTCTCTTCATGTTTCTGAAATCATGGACCCACATATGCAAACATGTTCATAAATCTGATGACATTGTTTTGCCTGATCAGCTAAAACCATTTTACGACAGAAGGGTTCTGAAAGACCCCATCTGTCTCCAACTGGAAGAGATTTACTTGAACCAGTTACTGAACATGGACAGACGACAAAATAATCGAAGCTTGATGGTTGCAGCCCGCTATGAATCTCTAGTGATATCAAATTCAACTCGGGGCAACTTCGAATTCACGAGCGCAAAGATTCAAGCTTTACGGAAATGGGTCAGGACAAGGAAACAACAGGAAGGAGATGATGGATCCGTTCATTTGTCGACATTTTCTCTAACGTGTGCCTACACTTGGGTTTGCTTACTAAAAGCAGAGAAAGAAGAGCAAGAAGAAGTAAACGGGGACGAAATAATACCTATGGCATTTAGCGTGGACTGCCGGTCGCGCTTAACCCCTCCTTTGCCTGCAAACTATTTTGGAAACTGTGTAACGGGCTGTCGAGCACTTGCAGAAAGAAAAGGACTTCTAGGAGAAGACGGGTTGGTTGTAGCGGTAAATGCGATTAGTGAAGCCATTACGGGTTTGGATGGTGGGACTTTGACGAATGGCGCGGAGAATTTGGCTTCCAAATTTTACCCTTCTGATGAACAGACTGGTAGTGGTGCTGGTCATCGGAGAGTATTTACAACCGCTGGATCGCATCGGTTTGACATGTACGATACTGATTTTGGATGGGGAAGGCCAAGGAGCACTGAAGTAGTTCGGATACATACAATCGGAATAATCACTTTTGCAGATGGCAAGAATGGTGGCGGAGCTGTTGACATCGGGTTGGTTTTGAAAAAACATCATATGGAGGCTTTTGCTTCACTATTTGCTAAAGGTCTGGAAACCCTTTGA
- the LOC126610989 gene encoding phenolic glucoside malonyltransferase 2-like, translating to MAVKVIQVCRVAPQPGSSAASAIPTQGGKQTYDGDAAMSEAIFQVNHALPAQDYSSLPLTFIDLLWLRYPPFHRLFFYNILPFSCPADTLLFFHSIIIPKLKTSLSLTLQHFLPLAGNITWPENSPKPTLNYVKGDTVSLTVAESDADFHHLSSNDFNIDAKEYHPLVPQLENSHEKAAVMAFQITVFPNSGGFSIGISMHHAVVDGKTLFMFLKSWTHICRHVHQSDDVVLPDQLKPFYDRRGMKDPIFLQLEEIYLNQFLNMDRQQNNRSLMVAARYKSLVISNSTRGNFEFTSAKIQALRKWIMARKQQEGHDRSVHLSTFSLTCAYSWICLLKAEQEEQDEVKGDKIIPMVINVDCRSRLTPPLPANYFGNCVTARLALAERKGLLGEDGLVVAVNAISEAIKGLDDGSLMNGAENLVSSLYPSDEQTSSGAGHRRFFTTAGSHRFDMYDTDFGWGRPRSTEVVRMHTVGTITFADGKNGGGAVDIGLVLKKHHMDAFASLFAKGSSMFLGRIGINNVARKNFGRLGTKPRTMVFTSFSTSTRRE from the exons ATGGCAGTGAAAGTCATTCAAGTTTGCAGGGTAGCTCCACAACCTGGCTCGTCGGCGGCCTCGGCCATCCCAACTCAAGGAGGGAAACAAACTTACGATGGAGATGCCGCTATGTCAGAAGCAATATTCCAAGTCAATCACGCACTGCCGGCTCAAGATTACTCGTCTCTTCCTCTAACCTTCATTGACCTCCTATGGCTAAGGTATCCACCCTTCCATCGCCTTTTCTTCTATAACATATTGCCTTTCTCTTGCCCTGCAGATACCCTACTCTTTTTTCATTCAATAATTATTCCAAAACtcaaaacctctctctctctcaccctccaaCATTTTCTCCCTCTAGCCGGAAACATCACTTGGCCCGAAAACTCCCCCAAACCCACCCTAAATTATGTCAAGGGCGACACCGTTTCCCTCACAGTAGCCGAATCTGATGCTGATTTCCACCATCTCTCAAGCAATGACTTTAACATTGATGCCAAAGAATACCACCCTCTTGTACCCCAGCTGGAGAACTCTCACGAAAAAGCCGCCGTGATGGCGTTCCAAATCACCGTCTTTCCCAACAGCGGCGGCTTTTCCATTGGAATATCCATGCACCATGCAGTTGTTGACGGCAAGACTCTCTTCATGTTTCTGAAATCATGGACCCACATATGCAGACATGTTCATCAATCTGATGACGTTGTTTTGCCTGATCAGCTCAAACCATTTTACGACAGAAGGGGTATGAAAGACCCCATCTTTCTCCAACTGGAAGAGATTTACTTGAACCAGTTTCTGAACATGGACAGACAACAAAATAATCGAAGCTTGATGGTTGCAGCCCGCTATAAATCTCTAGTGATATCAAATTCAACTCGAGGCAACTTCGAATTCACGAGCGCAAAGATACAAGCTTTACGGAAATGGATCATGGCCAGGAAACAACAGGAAGGACATGATCGATCTGTTCATTTGTCAACATTTTCTCTAACGTGCGCCTACTCATGGATTTGCTTGCTAAAAGCAGAGCAAGAAGAGCAAGATGAAGTAAAAGGGGACAAAATAATACCTATGGTAATTAACGTGGACTGCCGGTCGCGCTTAACCCCTCCTTTGCCTGCAAACTATTTTGGAAACTGCGTAACGGCCCGTCTAGCACTTGCAGAAAGAAAAGGACTTCTGGGAGAAGATGGGTTGGTTGTAGCGGTAAATGCGATTAGTGAAGCCATTAAGGGTTTGGATGACGGGAGTTTGATGAATGGCGCGGAGAATCTCGTTTCCAGTTTGTACCCTTCTGATGAACAGACTAGTAGTGGTGCTGGTCATCGGAGATTCTTTACAACCGCTGGATCGCATCGGTTTGACATGTATGATACTGATTTTGGATGGGGAAGGCCAAGGAGCACCGAAGTGGTTCGGATGCATACAGTCGGAACGATCACTTTTGCAGATGGTAAGAACGGCGGCGGAGCTGTTGACATCGGGTTGGTTTTGAAAAAACATCATATGGATGCTTTTGCTTCTCTATTTGCAAAAG GAAGCTCTATGTTTCTCGGACGAATTGGTATAAATAATGTTGCAAGAAAAAACTTCGGAAGACTCGGCACAAAACCAAGGACAATGGTCTTTACTTCCTTTAGTACTAGCACGAGGCGCGAGTGA
- the LOC126612414 gene encoding uncharacterized protein LOC126612414 isoform X2: protein MSACKTLVRTSLSSITSTLRTNRHTVSLLHSPSLRFSPLPPNQPLRLAPYKVPSRPYASISSEAAAADFTDEAHSADSTLEPPENPTQDTVEELLRKKNDVARLMKMERRYESAHQTGGRWFPYLDKFSCGEGAFLNSGEVLEAVDPYIMDVRKEKFRKVVKNRSYGVCLVVEGLGDFGNVSAAFRSADALGFQSVHVVSCDSKRYRDNRHVSMGAEKWLDIEIWNSTAECFEVLTSRGYRIATTHLGTDSVSIYDMDWSCPTAIVVGNENRFALQYSDERHGRLFQCFSCCRPSHAPCSL from the exons atgagcGCCTGCAAAACCCTAGTCCGTACATCTCTCTCCTCAATCACGTCCACCCTCCGAACCAATCGACACACCGTCTCTCTCCTCCACTCCCCCTCCCTCCGCTTCTCTCCGCTTCCTCCCAACCAAC CGCTCAGGCTTGCTCCGTACAAAGTTCCTTCGCGGCCGTACGCTTCAATTTCATCCGAAGCAGCCGCCGCAGATTTCACAGACGAAGCTCACTCCGCGGACTCAACCCTAGAACCGCCGGAGAACCCGACGCAGGACACCGTGGAGGAGCTTCTGAGGAAGAAAAACGACGTCGCGCGCCTGATGAAAATGGAACGCCGCTACGAGTCCGCGCACCAAACCGGCGGTCGGTGGTTCCCATATCTCGACAAGTTCAGCTGCGGTGAAGGTGCTTTTCTCAACAGCGGTGAGGTGCTTGAAGCGGTGGATCCGTACATAATGGATGTGAGGAAGGAGAAGTTTAGGAAAGTGGTGAAGAATCGGAGCTACGGGGTGTGTCTGGTGGTTGAAGGATTGGGAGATTTCGGCAATGTATCCGCGGCGTTTCGATCTGCGGATGCGCTCGGGTTTCAGTCGGTTCATGTGGTATCCTGCGACTCCAAAAG ATATAGAGACAATCGCCATGTCAGTATGGGAGCGGAGAAATGGTTGGACATTGAAATTTGGAACTCTACTGCTGAGTGCTTTGAAGTTCTGACATCGCGAGGGTATCGAATTGCCACAACGCATTTGGGAACGGACTCG GTGTCTATTTACGACATGGATTGGTCTTGCCCAACTGCGATTGTAGTCGGAAATGAAAATAG ATTTGCATTGCAGTATTCCGATGAAAGGCATGGTCGACTCTTTCAATGTTTCAGTTGCTGCAGGCCTTCTCATGCACCATGCAGTTTGTGA
- the LOC126612414 gene encoding uncharacterized protein LOC126612414 isoform X1 — protein sequence MSACKTLVRTSLSSITSTLRTNRHTVSLLHSPSLRFSPLPPNQPLRLAPYKVPSRPYASISSEAAAADFTDEAHSADSTLEPPENPTQDTVEELLRKKNDVARLMKMERRYESAHQTGGRWFPYLDKFSCGEGAFLNSGEVLEAVDPYIMDVRKEKFRKVVKNRSYGVCLVVEGLGDFGNVSAAFRSADALGFQSVHVVSCDSKRYRDNRHVSMGAEKWLDIEIWNSTAECFEVLTSRGYRIATTHLGTDSVSIYDMDWSCPTAIVVGNENRGISDEALALSDLHCSIPMKGMVDSFNVSVAAGLLMHHAVCDRTSRLGSHGDLTFEESQILLAEFSLRHSKSSMSIAREYVKRKASLLTSKI from the exons atgagcGCCTGCAAAACCCTAGTCCGTACATCTCTCTCCTCAATCACGTCCACCCTCCGAACCAATCGACACACCGTCTCTCTCCTCCACTCCCCCTCCCTCCGCTTCTCTCCGCTTCCTCCCAACCAAC CGCTCAGGCTTGCTCCGTACAAAGTTCCTTCGCGGCCGTACGCTTCAATTTCATCCGAAGCAGCCGCCGCAGATTTCACAGACGAAGCTCACTCCGCGGACTCAACCCTAGAACCGCCGGAGAACCCGACGCAGGACACCGTGGAGGAGCTTCTGAGGAAGAAAAACGACGTCGCGCGCCTGATGAAAATGGAACGCCGCTACGAGTCCGCGCACCAAACCGGCGGTCGGTGGTTCCCATATCTCGACAAGTTCAGCTGCGGTGAAGGTGCTTTTCTCAACAGCGGTGAGGTGCTTGAAGCGGTGGATCCGTACATAATGGATGTGAGGAAGGAGAAGTTTAGGAAAGTGGTGAAGAATCGGAGCTACGGGGTGTGTCTGGTGGTTGAAGGATTGGGAGATTTCGGCAATGTATCCGCGGCGTTTCGATCTGCGGATGCGCTCGGGTTTCAGTCGGTTCATGTGGTATCCTGCGACTCCAAAAG ATATAGAGACAATCGCCATGTCAGTATGGGAGCGGAGAAATGGTTGGACATTGAAATTTGGAACTCTACTGCTGAGTGCTTTGAAGTTCTGACATCGCGAGGGTATCGAATTGCCACAACGCATTTGGGAACGGACTCG GTGTCTATTTACGACATGGATTGGTCTTGCCCAACTGCGATTGTAGTCGGAAATGAAAATAG GGGAATAAGTGATGAGGCCCTGGCTTTGTCAGATTTGCATTGCAGTATTCCGATGAAAGGCATGGTCGACTCTTTCAATGTTTCAGTTGCTGCAGGCCTTCTCATGCACCATGCAGTTTGTGATAGAACATCTCGCCTG GGTAGCCATGGGGATCTAACATTTGAAGAGAGCCAAATTCTACTCGCTGAATTCTCTCTGCGGCATAGCAAGAGTTCAATGAGCATTGCCCGCGAGTATGTAAAGCGGAAGGCATCTCTGCTCACGTCAAAGATTTGA